In Brevibacillus brevis, a genomic segment contains:
- a CDS encoding DUF6572 domain-containing protein, whose amino-acid sequence MTIEQTRVIDMIGIDNQTGTCTLTISDHLDWEDELSHLYLLQEKLNSYLAFVESEEILESYPEATGRNICFMIYFLHDIPEIAKQFLENARHTISSAGFELCFEVTPFPY is encoded by the coding sequence ATGACAATTGAGCAAACCAGAGTTATAGATATGATTGGCATAGATAACCAAACAGGTACTTGTACATTAACGATCTCAGACCATCTGGATTGGGAAGATGAGTTGTCTCACCTGTATTTATTGCAAGAAAAACTGAATTCCTATCTGGCTTTTGTGGAAAGTGAAGAAATTCTTGAGTCATATCCAGAGGCTACAGGTCGAAACATTTGTTTCATGATCTACTTTCTTCATGACATCCCTGAAATAGCAAAGCAGTTTTTAGAAAATGCTCGTCATACGATCTCTAGCGCTGGTTTTGAACTTTGTTTTGAAGTAACTCCATTCCCTTATTGA